The following coding sequences are from one Ruminococcus flavefaciens AE3010 window:
- a CDS encoding helix-turn-helix transcriptional regulator, translated as MKINRILLNCRRNTALGGEMGADPVLLFFRSPVAYMDGGAWKQTSKPSAALLTSGYKQSFRPLNGKSMRYDIVSFKTSAADRQYISSMNLTQDIPVELEDDFVIASALRSMKSQSMHRGRHFSEFMELSMRIIFIALSDITDAPEIDPKEKIPRYADLRKVREAIYEDPTADWSVEETCEDLQISRTYFHRIYLEAFGVSFKQDIIESRLIHASELLKNTDLSVTAISETCGYDNESYFMRQFKQHKGCTPTEYRRRAKNED; from the coding sequence GTGAAGATAAACCGCATATTGCTCAATTGCAGGCGCAATACCGCCCTTGGAGGCGAAATGGGCGCCGACCCCGTGCTGCTGTTTTTCAGAAGTCCCGTTGCATATATGGACGGGGGAGCGTGGAAGCAGACCTCAAAGCCGTCGGCGGCACTGCTCACCAGCGGCTACAAGCAGAGCTTCCGCCCTTTGAATGGCAAGTCCATGCGCTATGATATCGTCAGCTTCAAGACCTCTGCCGCGGACAGGCAGTACATCAGCTCCATGAACCTTACTCAGGATATACCCGTGGAGTTGGAGGACGACTTTGTTATCGCAAGCGCTCTGCGCTCCATGAAGTCACAGTCCATGCACCGCGGAAGACATTTCAGCGAATTTATGGAGCTCTCCATGCGTATCATATTCATCGCTCTGAGCGATATCACCGATGCTCCCGAAATCGACCCCAAAGAGAAGATCCCCCGTTACGCCGACCTGAGAAAGGTCCGTGAAGCGATATATGAGGATCCTACTGCCGACTGGTCTGTTGAGGAGACCTGCGAGGATCTTCAGATAAGCAGGACCTATTTCCACCGCATATATCTTGAAGCCTTCGGCGTTTCCTTTAAGCAGGACATAATCGAGAGCCGCCTTATCCATGCGTCTGAGCTGCTGAAAAACACCGACCTTTCGGTAACTGCCATATCCGAGACCTGCGGCTATGACAATGAGTCCTATTTTATGCGGCAGTTCAAACAGCATAAGGGCTGCACCCCTACCGAGTACAGAAGAAGGGCGAAAAATGAGGATTGA
- a CDS encoding M15 family metallopeptidase, whose amino-acid sequence MTNGDKRRNRKRDRVSKRYKVRYDRLVAVILVLVVLIVVLSSCVKSCSSKGKNKNSATQAQTTNVDNTQQSSIVDNLESSNETRSIITGSTDGQKPSESQYTTEVHKAADINTGNLLLVNSDHEYKFAEGDVEETVLYGNIDDSVFHTRDMVTSLHKETLDQLKALMQAFYNENKNSDIYVIGGYRTMDEQNDAYYSGNSQFQGGCSDYHTGRSLDLAIVPSDGSSSGYYSPTGVYSYIDEHAAEYGFVIRFPEGKENYTHERARDYTYRYVGVPHAMYMKQNSLCLEEYIDKIKEHTKDSPLEVTVDKKLYQMYYAPANSTGDTEVPVPSNKTYTVSGNNIDGFIVAVSMN is encoded by the coding sequence ATGACTAACGGAGATAAGCGAAGAAACCGCAAAAGAGACAGGGTATCAAAGAGATATAAAGTAAGATACGACAGACTTGTTGCGGTTATCCTTGTTCTGGTAGTACTTATCGTTGTGCTTTCGTCATGCGTTAAGAGCTGCTCAAGCAAGGGAAAGAACAAAAACTCCGCTACACAGGCACAGACAACAAACGTTGATAACACTCAGCAGTCATCAATTGTGGATAACCTCGAGTCAAGCAATGAGACAAGATCGATAATCACAGGTTCTACCGACGGTCAGAAGCCGTCCGAATCACAGTATACTACAGAAGTACATAAGGCAGCTGATATTAATACAGGCAATCTTCTGCTTGTAAACTCCGACCACGAATATAAATTCGCGGAGGGAGATGTGGAGGAGACCGTGCTTTACGGAAATATCGACGACTCGGTTTTCCATACACGCGATATGGTAACATCTCTCCATAAGGAGACTCTTGATCAGCTCAAGGCTCTTATGCAGGCTTTCTACAACGAGAATAAGAATTCCGATATCTATGTTATCGGCGGCTACCGTACAATGGACGAGCAGAATGACGCTTACTACAGCGGCAATTCCCAGTTCCAGGGCGGCTGTTCCGATTACCATACAGGCAGATCTCTGGATCTTGCTATCGTACCGTCAGACGGTTCAAGCTCGGGTTACTATTCGCCTACAGGCGTTTACAGCTATATCGACGAGCATGCCGCAGAGTACGGCTTCGTGATCCGCTTCCCCGAGGGTAAGGAGAACTACACCCACGAGCGTGCAAGAGATTATACATACAGATACGTGGGAGTTCCTCATGCTATGTATATGAAGCAGAATTCTCTCTGCCTTGAGGAGTATATCGACAAGATCAAGGAGCATACTAAGGATAGCCCGCTTGAGGTGACGGTCGATAAGAAGCTTTATCAGATGTACTATGCTCCTGCAAATTCCACAGGAGATACAGAGGTTCCTGTTCCCTCGAACAAGACATATACTGTTTCGGGAAACAACATTGACGGATTTATAGTAGCAGTCAGCATGAATTAA
- a CDS encoding peptide ABC transporter substrate-binding protein: protein MERLEKNVKKRKILALTACAAIAVGGITACGGNDEDKRGSGAGHMYGAALASNPQSLDPQFAGDPSSATVIKNLYSGLVVKDSSGSIVCCNAKEYSVSEDGCVYTFDLRDDNYWFFDTNEDDAIDDDEKFPVTANDYVFAFRRLLDPKMHSPYAADFKCIKNSQRVSEGGYATTALGVEALDDYKLQITLEYPCAEFLGLLTTPAAFPCNEEFFISTKGRYGLDDRSVMSNGPFYVRQWFYDPYGNNNILYMRKNTANERDDYEVLPTFVSFSIQDNEAGVKQAFKEDEAECFTAMKVGGYNPKKYSIIGQKATTLGLIFNPKDKLYSNKELCKAVAYAADRGSLKGELDSDLQVAYGVIPPAVDILGRSYRDLASDKQFDMFDREKAVESLAKAKEELKISSVESVKIIVDSGTVDSRYLHLFSQSWQDILGIYIGIEDLTSKEFNERIENGDYSIALYPLKADFNSGLAVFDEFGENECLKSAEGGLKSTESIMQCPSVNKLVDSYAAAERALLEQYGFIPLFYKSSYIVAKKDNEDIIYDPFTGSVDYRVAKNYS from the coding sequence ATGGAAAGATTGGAGAAGAATGTGAAAAAGAGAAAGATATTGGCACTTACTGCCTGCGCGGCTATTGCTGTAGGCGGAATAACAGCCTGCGGCGGCAATGATGAGGATAAGCGCGGAAGCGGTGCGGGACATATGTACGGTGCTGCACTGGCAAGCAATCCCCAGAGCCTCGACCCACAGTTCGCAGGCGACCCATCATCGGCTACGGTGATAAAAAACCTGTACAGCGGCCTTGTTGTGAAAGACAGCAGCGGAAGTATCGTATGCTGCAATGCAAAGGAATATTCCGTGTCAGAGGACGGCTGCGTTTATACCTTTGACCTGAGAGACGATAACTATTGGTTTTTTGATACAAACGAAGATGACGCCATCGACGACGATGAGAAGTTCCCTGTTACTGCCAATGATTACGTTTTTGCGTTCAGGAGACTCCTCGACCCGAAGATGCATTCTCCCTATGCAGCGGATTTTAAGTGCATCAAGAACAGCCAGCGCGTTTCCGAGGGCGGCTATGCCACAACGGCTCTGGGTGTGGAAGCGCTGGACGACTATAAGCTTCAGATAACCCTTGAATACCCCTGCGCGGAGTTTCTCGGACTTCTTACCACGCCTGCGGCTTTTCCCTGCAATGAGGAGTTCTTCATCTCCACCAAGGGCAGATACGGTCTCGACGACAGGTCTGTAATGTCCAACGGGCCCTTTTATGTCCGCCAGTGGTTCTACGACCCCTACGGAAATAACAATATACTCTATATGCGAAAGAATACCGCCAACGAGCGCGACGACTACGAGGTGCTGCCGACCTTTGTCAGCTTCTCCATACAGGACAATGAGGCAGGAGTAAAGCAGGCTTTCAAGGAGGACGAGGCGGAATGCTTCACTGCCATGAAGGTGGGCGGCTACAATCCCAAGAAGTACAGCATTATCGGACAAAAAGCCACTACCCTCGGACTTATCTTCAATCCAAAGGATAAGCTCTATTCAAATAAGGAGCTCTGCAAGGCTGTAGCCTATGCGGCTGACAGGGGGTCCCTGAAAGGGGAGCTTGACAGCGACTTGCAGGTAGCTTATGGCGTCATACCGCCTGCTGTGGATATTCTCGGAAGAAGCTACCGCGACCTTGCTTCCGATAAGCAGTTCGATATGTTCGACAGGGAAAAGGCTGTGGAGTCCCTTGCAAAAGCAAAAGAGGAGCTGAAGATCAGCTCCGTGGAAAGTGTAAAAATTATAGTTGACTCCGGTACCGTTGATTCGAGATACCTGCACCTGTTCTCACAGAGCTGGCAGGATATCCTCGGTATTTATATAGGTATCGAGGACCTTACCTCCAAGGAGTTCAATGAGAGGATAGAAAACGGCGATTACAGTATCGCACTGTATCCGCTGAAAGCCGATTTCAACAGCGGACTTGCAGTATTTGATGAGTTCGGCGAAAACGAGTGCCTGAAAAGCGCTGAGGGCGGCTTGAAAAGCACTGAGAGCATAATGCAGTGCCCGTCAGTGAATAAGCTTGTGGACAGCTATGCCGCTGCGGAGAGGGCTCTCCTTGAGCAGTACGGCTTCATACCGCTGTTTTACAAGAGCTCATACATCGTTGCCAAAAAGGACAATGAGGATATAATCTACGACCCGTTCACAGGCTCTGTGGACTACCGTGTCGCCAAGAATTACAGCTAA
- a CDS encoding glycosyltransferase — MSHDIKVSVIVPAHNEEKYVVRCIDSVKAAAARVRCGVEVIIVCNRCTDRTAELAEAHGARVVTDESRCIAKVRNAGIKAARGKVIMTIDCDNRMTEGTIREVLGMLNSGEYIGGGAPLRFERCSFPLWLNDMMCRAGFKLTGLYCGIFWAEKSTFDAIGGFADKKAGEDIATAKNMRAYGKKHGKQYGCLRRNYLINSTRKYDDMGDWLYFKLIFKNAGAMIKAALGDRTDYDKLMDELFYDYNG, encoded by the coding sequence ATGTCCCATGATATCAAGGTCTCGGTAATAGTCCCCGCCCATAACGAGGAAAAGTACGTTGTCCGCTGCATTGACTCCGTAAAGGCGGCAGCTGCCCGTGTGAGATGCGGCGTTGAGGTTATCATAGTCTGCAACAGATGCACCGACCGCACTGCAGAGCTTGCAGAAGCTCACGGGGCTCGCGTAGTCACCGACGAGAGCCGTTGTATCGCTAAAGTCCGCAACGCAGGCATAAAAGCTGCCCGCGGCAAGGTCATAATGACTATTGACTGCGACAACCGCATGACTGAGGGTACTATCCGCGAGGTGCTGGGCATGCTGAACAGCGGAGAATATATCGGCGGCGGAGCTCCCCTGCGCTTTGAGCGCTGCTCCTTCCCCTTATGGCTCAACGATATGATGTGCAGGGCAGGCTTTAAGCTCACAGGGCTGTACTGCGGTATATTCTGGGCTGAGAAGTCCACATTCGACGCTATAGGCGGCTTTGCCGACAAAAAGGCAGGCGAAGACATAGCAACTGCTAAGAATATGCGTGCCTACGGCAAAAAGCATGGCAAGCAATACGGCTGTCTCCGCAGGAACTATCTTATCAACTCCACGCGGAAATACGACGATATGGGAGACTGGCTGTATTTCAAGCTCATATTCAAAAACGCAGGCGCTATGATAAAGGCTGCTCTCGGCGACCGCACCGACTACGACAAGCTCATGGACGAGCTCTTTTACGACTATAACGGCTGA
- the rpmG gene encoding 50S ribosomal protein L33 encodes MRVKVTLACTECKQRNYVSKKNKKNDPDRIEMMKHCKFCRKHTLHKETK; translated from the coding sequence ATGAGAGTAAAGGTTACTTTAGCTTGTACAGAGTGCAAGCAGCGCAACTATGTTTCCAAGAAAAACAAGAAGAATGACCCGGACAGAATTGAAATGATGAAGCATTGTAAATTCTGCAGAAAGCATACTCTTCACAAGGAAACAAAGTAA
- the secE gene encoding preprotein translocase subunit SecE produces the protein MAKNTTSEKKSEKKEGGKIRKWFKDLKVEFKKVVWPTKKTVINNTSVVLGVIVGSAILVGLIDQGFLGLLRLIYNAG, from the coding sequence ATGGCTAAGAATACAACTTCGGAAAAGAAGTCCGAGAAAAAAGAAGGCGGAAAGATCCGCAAGTGGTTCAAGGACCTCAAAGTAGAATTCAAAAAAGTGGTTTGGCCAACCAAAAAGACAGTTATCAACAATACATCAGTCGTTCTCGGCGTTATCGTCGGCTCAGCTATCCTTGTTGGACTGATCGATCAGGGATTTCTCGGTTTACTGCGTCTCATCTATAACGCAGGTTAA
- the nusG gene encoding transcription termination/antitermination protein NusG: MSEAAKWYVIHTYSGYENKVAQNIEKVVENRKLHELIQEVRVPTEKATEITDGKTKEVERKTYPGYVLVKMIMNDDSWYVVRNTRGCTGFVGPASEPTPLSEEEVQKLFGLEVATVTVNFKVGDSVRISGTAMDGFIGVVQNINIDDRTVDLLVSMFGRETPTTLPINQVVKVED, encoded by the coding sequence ATGTCAGAAGCAGCTAAGTGGTACGTTATACACACATATTCGGGCTATGAGAATAAGGTAGCTCAGAATATTGAAAAGGTCGTAGAAAACCGCAAGCTTCATGAACTTATCCAAGAGGTAAGAGTTCCTACCGAAAAGGCTACTGAGATCACAGACGGCAAAACCAAAGAAGTAGAGCGTAAGACCTATCCAGGCTACGTTCTCGTCAAGATGATCATGAACGACGATTCATGGTACGTCGTTAGAAATACCAGAGGCTGTACAGGCTTCGTAGGTCCTGCTTCAGAGCCTACTCCGCTTTCGGAAGAGGAAGTCCAGAAGCTCTTCGGTCTCGAAGTCGCAACCGTTACCGTCAACTTCAAAGTCGGCGACAGCGTGCGCATCTCGGGTACTGCTATGGACGGATTTATCGGCGTTGTTCAGAACATCAATATCGACGACCGCACCGTAGACCTTCTTGTCTCAATGTTCGGTCGTGAAACCCCCACAACTCTGCCTATCAATCAGGTAGTTAAGGTGGAGGACTAA
- the rplK gene encoding 50S ribosomal protein L11: MAQKVVGYIKLQIAAGKATPAPPVGPALGQHGVNIMAFTKEFNERTKNDIGMIIPVVITVYADRSFSFITKTPPAAVLIKKACNINSGSGVPNKTKVANITKEQVKKIAETKMQDLNAGSIEAAMSMIAGTARSMGVVVVD, encoded by the coding sequence ATGGCACAGAAAGTAGTTGGCTACATTAAGCTTCAGATCGCAGCAGGAAAGGCTACTCCTGCACCACCTGTTGGTCCGGCACTCGGTCAGCACGGTGTTAATATCATGGCATTCACAAAGGAATTCAACGAGAGAACAAAGAACGACATCGGTATGATCATCCCTGTTGTTATTACTGTTTACGCAGACCGTTCATTCTCGTTCATCACAAAGACTCCACCCGCAGCAGTTCTTATCAAGAAGGCTTGTAACATCAACAGCGGTTCGGGAGTCCCCAATAAGACAAAGGTCGCAAACATCACTAAGGAGCAGGTCAAGAAGATAGCTGAGACTAAGATGCAGGATCTCAATGCAGGTTCTATCGAGGCAGCTATGAGCATGATCGCTGGTACAGCTCGTTCAATGGGCGTTGTAGTTGTTGACTAA
- the rplA gene encoding 50S ribosomal protein L1: protein MKHGKKYVDSAKAVDYAKQYDSTEALDLVCKNAKAKFDETIEAHIRLGVDSRHADQQVRGAVVLPNGTGKTVRVCVFCKEDKYEAAQGAGAEFVGGQDLVDKIMKENWMDFDVVIASPDMMGLVGRLGKVLGPRGLMPNPKAGTVTPDVAKAVTEAKAGKIEYRLDKTNIIHCPIGKASFGAAKLEENFNTLMEAVVKAKPAAAKGTYLKSCTVTSTMGPGVPVATAKYGV, encoded by the coding sequence ATGAAACACGGCAAAAAATATGTTGACAGCGCAAAGGCTGTTGATTATGCTAAGCAGTATGATTCCACAGAGGCTCTTGACCTCGTTTGCAAGAACGCAAAGGCTAAGTTTGATGAGACAATAGAGGCTCACATCCGTCTCGGCGTTGACTCAAGACACGCTGACCAGCAGGTTAGAGGTGCAGTTGTACTTCCTAACGGTACAGGTAAGACTGTAAGAGTATGCGTATTCTGTAAGGAAGACAAGTACGAGGCTGCTCAGGGCGCTGGCGCAGAGTTCGTTGGCGGTCAGGATCTCGTTGACAAGATCATGAAGGAAAACTGGATGGACTTCGACGTAGTTATCGCTTCACCTGATATGATGGGTCTCGTTGGTCGTCTCGGTAAGGTCCTCGGACCTCGTGGTCTTATGCCAAACCCCAAGGCCGGTACAGTAACACCCGATGTTGCAAAGGCTGTTACAGAGGCTAAGGCTGGTAAGATCGAGTATCGTCTCGACAAGACAAATATCATTCACTGTCCTATCGGAAAGGCTTCTTTCGGCGCTGCAAAGCTTGAAGAGAACTTCAACACACTTATGGAAGCTGTTGTTAAGGCAAAGCCTGCTGCTGCTAAGGGTACTTACCTCAAGAGCTGCACAGTTACTTCAACAATGGGCCCTGGTGTTCCCGTTGCTACAGCTAAGTACGGTGTCTGA